The following DNA comes from Candidatus Zixiibacteriota bacterium.
TGAAAATAGCCACAGCGATACCATGGAGTTGTTCAACAATGCGCTGATGAAATTACCGCCGGCAAAAAGAGAGATTCTTACTTTGAGATTTACCGAGGATTTAAGTTATCAGGAGATTGCCGAAACGCTTGGCATAAGCCAGGGAACTGTAATGTCGCGTCTGTTCAGAGCCAGAAAGGAACTTGAGAAGATATTGAAAACTATGGGGATACACAGATAATGAATTGCCGCGAATTTGAATATAAGTTATGGGAAAATCCGCAAAAGTATGCCGATAGGAAAAAATTGCCCGCAGAATTAGCTAATCACATGAAAGACTGCCGGGATTGCCGTCAAGTATATGCCGATTATCTTGGTTTGATAGAATTGTCAGACCAGAGTAAAATCGTTAAGGATGATGAATACTGGCAAAAATTCGAGACTAAGGTTTTTAGCGAAATCAACCGGCTTGAAAGCACCCAACAGCCTGAATCGGTCAAAAAGAGCGTTGTTAGAGAGATAACTAAGCGTCCCGAAATAGCTTTTAAACATCTTATATTCTCTCTTGGCGCGGCGGCAGCCGCTATCTTGTTAATATTTATAGCTATATCCGATATTGCCAAGCAGATGCAATTGCCTCAAGCAAGCCGGGCAAAAGGAGATAGTTTGCCAATATCTGCTCCTTTAACCCAGAATGTCCCCAGTGTTTTTAAGGTCAATTTGGCAGGGGGAATACATCTGCAGGAATTTTCCATACTTGCCAAACCTGAAGTGGAAGAGTTCAAAGACAGTGCCTTAGTTGCCATTGATGCGGTTTATTTAACCGATAAAGGCATTAAAAATGAAAACATAAAGATTGCCAGAGCCTTAAGTGAAGAGGTAGTTATGGGAACTTCAACCGATTTGTCTCATATTTCAGATGAAAAACCTGCTGAACAAAGAATCAGAACTTCCAGAGCATTCATCAATGAATCAAAAAAGCAAAGAGCTGAAAATGAAATATCCCCCCAAAAGCATAAAGCGATTGAAATGGAAGCCGGCAGAAATGATTGGGTTATTACTCTTGAAAAGATGCCAACAATGAAAATAGCCGTTGCTCCGACTTATCCACCGCTTGCTTTCAAGCTAAAAAAACAGGGCGAAGTCTGGATTAAAGCCCGAGTCGATACTGAGGGCAAGGTTGTTGAAGCATTTATATATAGGGGTTCTATCGGCGATTATGGTTTCGATGAGGAGGCATTAAAAGCCGCCTATAAAAACGAATTTGAGCCATTAGAAATTGATAATAAAAAACTGCCTGTATGGGTGATTTATAAAGTCCGGTTTGTGATTAAAGAGTAGGCTATTCGGTTTATTTGTTTAACCCATCTTTTATAATACGCCCCTAAGCGTTACGTTTATATAAAAATCAATATCATTATAGGAATTCCAATTAATAATCAATTGTCAACACTCTGATTATTATATGTTTCATCCCGTAGGAGCATTCTAACAAAAAGCTTGCAGTGTTGACAAAGGTATATATATTTTAATAAATAGTATGATTACATCAAGAACTAAAACAGATAACAAATCCAACCTTATCTCAGTTAGACCGTCGCACCTAAAAGCTTTCTTAATACTGTTTATCTCAATCTCACTATTAGTTCCCTCCTGCGGCAAGGAAAAATCCAAAGATGAAAAAACCATTTCTACTAAGATAGCCGTTACAGTTTATGATGGTGATACTTTTACATTATCATCCGGCAAAAAAGTGCGGATCGCTATGATTGACACGCCCGAAAAAGGTGAGCCGTTTTGTGATGAGGCGACGCAATATCTTTCGGATCTTGTGCTTGGCAAAGAGGTATCGCTTAAGCCGATAGGAAAGGGTATAGACAGGTACGGCCGCACCTTAGCAGAGGTATATGTCGATTCGGCTAATGTAAGCCAGTTAATGCTGAAAGCCGGCTTAGCGGTTTTATATCTCTTTAAGGATAATGCCTATCTTAAAGATGAATACCTGCAGTATCAGATTTACGCATATGAGAATAAAATCGGTATATGGTCATTGCCCGAGCCGGTTGCCGAGGAATATTATATCAATATAAAAGGCTCTTATAGATTTCATCGCCCGCTCTGTTTTCACCTAAAAAAAGTCGATATTTCAAAAATCAGGAGAATCGCAACAAGGGCAGAGGCAATAAAGCAGGGTTTATCGCCCTGTCGAAATTGCCGGCCTTGATTTATGCGGTGATGTAAAGTTTTACTGTATTGTCGGGTTTACATACCCGATATCACGGATAACAAATAAATTATTTGCGCGTAGGGGAGAGTTGCATTCGCCCGGGATTGTTGATATTCGGCAATTATTATAAATATAACATTGACATTGCGGAAAAAATAAATAACTTACAAAAGTTCGGGGCGTAGCGCAGTCTGGTAGCGCGCACGGTTCGGGTCCGTGAAGTCGGAGGTTCAAATCCTCTCGCCCCGACTTATTTGTACTGACGTTCAGCGTAGTTGTTTTGAACAACCGTTTTATCAAGCGTCAGTTCATCCCCAAAAATATCTATAGTATTTGGGGTAGAATGTAGTTTTATTTTAATAAGCACATCCTCATTGTTTTTGCATTATCATCGTCGACTTGAAGACTGTAAAAATAGATTCCGGATGCAATATCTGGTTTCCACATTACTTGGTGTAAGCCTGTTAGCTGTTTTTCGTCTATCAATGTTTCAATGTGTTGACCTAATAAATCGTATATATCCAATTTAACATGAGACGGTATATCCAGCGAATAAGATATTAATGTTGATGCATTAAACGGGTTGGGGTAGTTCTGGCTGAGAGTGAAGTTTAATGGAACAGAAGGTTGGTCGTCGATGCTGTTCATCAGACCGAAAAAGTCAGAACAAAGTACGCGGTAGTAGTCTATTTCGGTGTTGTAGATGGTAGTATCCTGTCCATTAATAATTGTGGTATCGCGAAACCAACTTGGGTCTATTTCGGTGGAGAAATACTCATTTCCCATTCGACTGGTAGTAACAGCTCGAGAACTACCACACTCATTATTTGGTCTAATCTTGAGCTGTATTATTCCGGGGCCATTACTGCCAACTGCGTAGGAAAAATATTCGCCCTCGTGACAATAAAACAGATAACCATCAAACATCGAGCTACTATTTACTGAGAATAACTCTTCACCAGGCCAGGTTATTACTGATGGTGTCCCACAACCAACATAATATAGTGTTGGAAGCTTTCCTACCCTTGTAATCCCGCTAATTACAATGTTGTGGCCTGGAGATGTGCAAAGGCTTCGCATGGCAATGAGTTCATCATCAAGGCTATCTAATATCTCGCCGCCATACACGCCAGCGTATATCATTACATTATCAGGAAATTCATGATTTATCATGGTGGTATCATATTCCACATCTAAACCAAACTCGTTTTCCAAAATTGCCAAGGCGTTCTGTCCTGCAGAACTAATATCAGGAACAAGATCTACAATCAAGACCTCACTCCCACTCACAGGATAAGAAATAATGAAGAGCAGGCAGCATGTTAATGCTGCTACAAAATTCCTCTTTTTCATAACATCTCCTTACTTTATAAGAGCCATCCTCAAGGTCTTATTAAACTTATCGGCTTTTATCCGGTAGAAATACATACCACTTGAATATTCTGCGGCATTAAAAACTACTTGATGATAACCCGCTGATTTGAATTCGTCAACAAGATTAGCAACTTCACGACCTAAAAGATCATAAACCTGTATTGAAACTTGACAGTCCTGCGGCAGGTCATATTTGATTATTGTTTCCGCATTAAATGGATTGGGATATGCAGGATGCATTGCGAATTTATCAGGCAAATTCGTATCTGTTGCCGCTTTAGGCTGTGAATGATGTTGATTTTCATAATTTATAGAATATCTCAGCGGCAAGAAATTATGTTGGACTGAATGTACGGCTGAAACCCAAACCTGGACCGCATCCGTATATGGGGCTGGTTCATCAGTTTGAACAGGAACAAAGAAAAACTCGTTGCCATTCAAATCTTCTATGTGTCCATCTGGAGTGGCAACCCCATACTTCCAAGAGAAATCTTCACCGGTTCCCATCCAGACACAGACAATAACATCAGATGGCGGCGGACCGCCGTTAGCGCTGATCACCACTTCATCAAACCAAACTGTATCTCCCGACATTGAAGGCGGAGAATCAATAGCAAACCGATTTGGTATGTCAGTCCATATTCGCAGGCCTGCATAACCCATCCAGTTTGTGTTGTAATGATCGCTGTGATAAGGACAACGTAGTTTCGCCCTATTTAGTGATCGACAGCCGAACCAGCCGCCATTTGAATTATTGAAAAGCTCATCAAAAAATATTCTACCCTGACGATAACTACCAAGAGTCCATCCCCATCGTGTATTTCCAACATTTGCTATAGTTCCGCCATTCGGTTGGAATAGCAATCTGGAACACATAGCTTGCCAATCCAGGTCATAATCTGCGCCCCAACAGCTAGTAGAATACAGGATGGAATAGAAATCTGTTCCAGCTAAATCGGAAATAGTGCCTGCTCCTGTTCCCGGCCAATAGGTTTCCCACCAGTCAAAGTCTGCCTGATTTGAACAGACCATTGACCTATCCGCATGGTTATAGTCATCAGTACATGCTGTCCAGCTATCTCCATTTCCATGAGACAAATTGAACCAAAAAGCAATCTTCGTCCAGAACCACATGTGATCTACTTGATTAGAGGCAGTTGGTCCGGTAGTTGGATCTGCGTTTCCATCTGGTTCTACTCCACTTAATGTGTCAATCATAGCGAATTTATTCCGCGGCAAGAAATCAAAAACCTTATTCTCCTGATTATCGTCTGCCATTTGGTCATGGCAAAATACTCTCGCATTAAGTTCAGATACTCCCGGACCATTGAGCATGTAGTCCTCGAGATTATCAATGTATATTCCGAACTCTTCCGGATTTCTTGCGGGGATGTTTCCCACTTGTATTTCAGCTCCAATATCCCACCTGTCGTCAGACATCTCGCCGTAGGCGCCGTCATCGTCTAAGTCCCAACCAGGAATAGGAATTGTCACATCACCATAATATGTGCTGTTTCCCAAGATGAGATAATAATTATCCCAGCCCGGCTCTCCTGGTCCGCTGCTCGTGTTGGTTAGAAACAGCTGTTGATAGATTCGGCTTTCATCCCAATGACTGCCATCTACTATGTTGAGATCAACTAAACCGCTGTTCCCGTGCATGGAATATATCAGGCTCTTTAACTTATCCTGAAGCCGGTCCCATTCCGGAGCGGTATTCTGAAGTTGGTCCATAGTTAGGAACATGTTTGGAATGCCAAGCTTGGTTAGCAATTCGCTAAGGTGGTTTCCATATGATTGATAAGATAAATCAGGAATAATCCATAGGGATAGATAGATATCATCCAAATCAGGAGGTATTACCAAGCAGATTGGCTGTTTGTATCTATCATAGTCATGCGGATTTATGAATAGATTGCTTAGGTCTGCTTCAAAAAAGGGAAACCTCTCCGACATCCAAGTTATATAGCATGTGTCTTGAGTGTTAGAGCCATTGTGGTTTCCGTGGTACAGCTTCTTTTTATCAATTGGGGGTACATTCTGTATATCATATATTGGAATATCCAAACTTGCGCTGTTTAGTCTGAACCACTCTGCTCCATTATACTGCACCAGTGGAATTTCAAAACCAATAATGCCAATATTTCGAAGCACGGAAACATGAACTACACTGGCGCTCAACTCAGGAAAATTGTTTAGCTGCTGATAGTATTCGGGATCAGCTAATCTGGCAGGACCGTAATTGTATTCAGCGGGGTCTCTTGAAGTCAGGGTTGGGAAATCCTGCGAGGGTCTTATAAGTTTACCTGTAGGATTTTCAAGCGGAACAAGTGTTGAATTTAATCTGATTCTATCCAAAAGAGGAATGCCTGCGTTTATCTGATCAATAAATGTTGTCGGTACACAGATATTAAAACATAGTGTGGGAACTGCCGGATTGTATCCCGTTGTATCGCCACCAGCAGATATCTCATAACTATCATACTCTCCTAAAGTAAAATTCGAACATGGAATGTTCTGTGCTGCTGCATCAAACATAGCATTTCCTTCGCCATGACATGCAAAAGTTGTGTCATTTACAATGCTAATATTGATTTCACTTAGCGCATCATTAAGCGAGATGGTTTTAGCGCTCACAAATTGTGCAAGACTTATGCTTGAAATAAATAGCGCGGCTGCTATTACTAAGATAGTAAAAAACATGCCCCTGTTAAGATTAAACATTTTCTCTCCTCAATAAGTTAATGTTTTACTTTTAAAATCATTACCTTGATTCAAAGCGCTTAATTAATATTTTATGCTATCCCCTCTTTCTATATTCCTAATTCAGTTATCAGCCGGCAAACTGCTTGCTCAGGCTGAAATTGATGATATGATTACAACAATCAAAACCCTTGTGTCAAAAATTACTTAGCTCAATAATATCCTCCCATGATCTTAAATATTAAAACAGAAATTTCTGTATGTTAAATAAAATGGATATAATAAGATTTGTCAAGCTAAAAATTGCTGCCCAAACAGCTTTATCATTGACATAACCTTTAAATATATGATATACTATACCTATGAAATATAAACCATTAATCGGCGTAATCGGCGGCTCGGAGGCTAACCCGATTTATATCAAACAGGCATATCAGGTCGGCAAGCTTCTAACAGAGCAGGGCGCGATATTGGTTTGCGGCGGGCTTGGCGGTATCATGGAAGCCGCCTGCAAAGGCGCCACGGAGGCTGGCGGCGCAACAATCGGCATTCTGCCTATGGACAACCCGAAAGCGGCTAACGATTATGTAACAATACCAATCGCAACCGGTATAGGCACCGCCCGCAATAAAGTGATAATCAACACAGCCGAGGCTTTTATCGCTATTGACGGCAAGTATGGCACGTTATCGGAGATTGCTTATGCCTTAGATGTCGGCAAAACAGTAGCCGGACTCGGTACCTGGGATATCGAGGGAGTAATCGCGGCTGATGCCCCGCAAAAGGCTGTTGATATAGTGATGGGGAATTATAATGACTGATTATGCCAGGCTTCACGGCTATGTATCCGGCCGCGTTCAGGGAGTTGGGTTCAGGTATTTTGTTGAGGATGCGGCTGGTCAATACAAACTTACCGGCTGGGTTAAAAACCTGTTTGACGGCAAGGTTGAATTTGCCGCGGAGGGACCTAAAGGGCTGTTAGCTGATTTCCTTAAGGATGTCAGCAGAGGACCGATTACCGGTCATGTTTCTAATGTAGATGCAAAATGGGAAAATTATACCGGAGAATTTGAAAAGTTTACGATAAAATTTTAGGATGGATTATGAATATCGAACAATTAAAAAAAGTAATTAGAAATGTTCCCGATTTCCCAAAGAAAGGTATAGTGTTTCGGGATATCACCACATTACTGCAGGATTCGCAGGCATTTAAAACGGTCATGGACCATCTTTACGAACGATACAAACAGAAGCAAATAGACGCCGTTGTTGGTATAGAATCACGAGGGTTCATTTTTGGCGCGGCTTTGGCTGACCGGCTGGGCACAAGTTTCATTCCCGCCCGCAAACCGGGCAAGCTTCCCGCTGATACTATTTCAGAATCTTATGATCTCGAATATGGGCAGGCGGCTTTGGAAATCCACCGGGATGCTATCTCCTCCGGCATGAAAATATTGGTAATCGATGACCTTCTGGCGACCGGCGGCACGCTTGAAGCATCCTGCAAGTTAGTAGAACGTCTCGGCGGCGATGTTGCCGAGGTATGGGTATTGGTCGAGTTGTCATTTCTTGATGGTGTTAAAAGGCTGAGCAAGTATCCGTATTATTCGATGATTCAGTATGATTCTGAGTAGCTGGTTGTAGTTGTGGTCGGGTTCTGACTCGCCGAAAGCGAGGAAATACCCGACACCTTGCTATGTTTTAACACCTTAGCATTAAATTCTATTGCTAAGATTAACATATCAGGCCAATACTTAAACCCACATGATAAACCATATCCTTCAATAGTCGGGGTTTTCAACCCCGATGCGAGCTTGAAAGGCTTGCCTATTAAACAAGATATCAATATTTATAGCCATAATCCGCTAAAATATTCTGCATTCAAGCCGATTGATTATAAAGAAGATAACGAAAAAAACTGAGCGTTTTAATGCTGTTTATTGTAAAACTAAATCTGATTGTCTTGGGAGTCGGCGCCATATTAGCCGGCTTATGTTTTTACCTTGACAGGCGCCTTCTACAAAATTATAAAGAATATCCCGATGAAACACAGGAAACCGCCGAGTTTGTCTATTTGTCGTTTATGAAAACTTTGACGGTATTCTATTTTATGGATATTTTCCTGATTACCATTTCCTTGACAGTTATTGCAGTTCTTTCAATGCCGCATATTTTTTCGCTTCCCCCGGAGCTGTCGCTGCTAATCCTTGTTGGCGAGGCGTTGTTTGTCTTAGGCGGAATTGCAACTCTGCCGGTGGCATTGAAAAAGAGATATGCTGACACTACGGCGTATATATCGGTATCTCATATGACAGAGCCGATATTATCAAAGCTGTCTGATGAGTTGGCTGAGCGTTTTGATATATCCTCGGTAGATGATATCCATATAACTCCGGGTGCGGAAATTGAGATAGCAGAGGATGTAAACTCTCTTGACAATATTTTCTCCGGCGGTTATAAGAGATTGAAAATAGGCCTTTCTTCTCTTCAATTTCTTACCGCCAGCGACTTAAAAGTATTGTTAGCGCGCCAGTTTGCCTATTATGACGGCAGTGATGAGTCAGCAGGGATTGTTATAAAAAGGCTAAACCAGCGTTTTCAAGCGATTGCTGATAATATAATTGATTATGAGATTTTGCTGTCTTTCAATCCGGTTGCCTGGTTCGCTTTTATGGGAAGGACGGTAATATCGAATATTACCAGCGGCTATTCGTTAGTCTCGGAGTTGAAAGCGGATGTAGCGGCGGCTGAATATAGCGGAACCAGCCGTCTAAAAAATGCCTTAGCCAGATATCATGTTGAATCCGAATTGTTAAAGGAAACTATCAATACTGTTAATTCCAAACGAGAGTATGGACAGGATGACCTTGGCAATATTTATCAGGCTATGAAGGGCGCGCGTTTCAAAACAAGCAATGAAATAGGGGAGATGGTCAAATATCTTTTCGATGACTATCAAAGCGATGCGCGCAAGGGAACCGGGCATTCATTGAAACTTAGGCTAAGAAGACTGCCCGAAAAAGCCGTGCCAGTCGGTCGGCAGGAGGCATCCGAACCCGATATTAAATATCCCGCTTATACCTATCTCAATGATTGGCTTACAACCGAAAACCGGATGATGCGGATAATCGGCAGCGACCCGAATTTGTATGTTGGGAGCGAATAGCTGCCGGATACTGACAAGTCCCATAACCGGGCGAATTTTAAGTTTAGCGATGACTTGAATTAACTATAGATATTGTAGGGTCAGGGGGGACCCTGCAACATATAAAATAACTATCGAGTAAATTTGTCCGACAATACAATATACTAAAATTATTATCTTCAGCTGAAGAATTGACTTGACATGCTAACGGTACTGAAGATAAATTCGCTCGTGGAGTTATGGATTATATGATTAATACATGTTTTGCAAAGTTATCAAAAGTCATTCAATAAAATATCCAAAAATTATGGAGGGAAAATGAAAAAACTAATCGGCGTATTATTAATCGCTTGCTTGATGTTTGCCTGCGGTTCATCCCGTCAGGTTTCACGAGTAGCCGCTGATACAACAATCGATTTGAGCGGCAGATGGAACGATGCGGACTCACGCCTTGTATCACAGGAGATGGTTTCCGATTGTCTCGCCCGCCCCTGGGTTAATGATTTTAATATAGCAGAGGGAAGAAAACCAGCTGTCATTGTCGGCACAATTCGCAACAAAAGCAATGAGCATATCGATACTGAGGTTTTCACGAAAGATTTCGAGCGTGAACTGATTAATTCCGGCAAGGTGAAATTTGTCGCCAGCCGCACCGAACGCGACGAGATTCGAGATGAGCGGGATGACCAGCAATATAACGCCTCGGATGAAACCGCCAAACGCTTAGCAATGGAAACCGGCGCTGATTTCATGCTTCAAGGCTCAATTAAAACGATTGTCGACCAGATAGAGGGCAGACGCGTTATATTCTATCAGACTGATATGGAACTGATTAATATCGAAAGTAATGAAAAAGTCTGGATAGGTGCCAAGAAGATTAAAAAAGATATCACGCAAAAAGGCAAGAAGTGGTAGAAATCCCGACCTGATGAATAATGTCAAATCGGAACCGTTTAGGTTTTGGTTTAATAAATTTTAAAATAGAAAAAATGGGGTTTGCCTTATGTATAGAGGTCTGGCTTTTAAATTAATAGCTGTTCTCTCTTTGCTTATCATCACAGGTTGCGGCTCAATTGCTACAAAACATAAATTTTATGAGCCTATAACCGCCGACCTGCAGACCGATAAATTCGCCGATGCTGTTGTCAAGGTTGAAGCCGCCCGCGCTGATAATAAATACGCCAAAAAAGACCG
Coding sequences within:
- a CDS encoding T9SS type A sorting domain-containing protein → MFNLNRGMFFTILVIAAALFISSISLAQFVSAKTISLNDALSEINISIVNDTTFACHGEGNAMFDAAAQNIPCSNFTLGEYDSYEISAGGDTTGYNPAVPTLCFNICVPTTFIDQINAGIPLLDRIRLNSTLVPLENPTGKLIRPSQDFPTLTSRDPAEYNYGPARLADPEYYQQLNNFPELSASVVHVSVLRNIGIIGFEIPLVQYNGAEWFRLNSASLDIPIYDIQNVPPIDKKKLYHGNHNGSNTQDTCYITWMSERFPFFEADLSNLFINPHDYDRYKQPICLVIPPDLDDIYLSLWIIPDLSYQSYGNHLSELLTKLGIPNMFLTMDQLQNTAPEWDRLQDKLKSLIYSMHGNSGLVDLNIVDGSHWDESRIYQQLFLTNTSSGPGEPGWDNYYLILGNSTYYGDVTIPIPGWDLDDDGAYGEMSDDRWDIGAEIQVGNIPARNPEEFGIYIDNLEDYMLNGPGVSELNARVFCHDQMADDNQENKVFDFLPRNKFAMIDTLSGVEPDGNADPTTGPTASNQVDHMWFWTKIAFWFNLSHGNGDSWTACTDDYNHADRSMVCSNQADFDWWETYWPGTGAGTISDLAGTDFYSILYSTSCWGADYDLDWQAMCSRLLFQPNGGTIANVGNTRWGWTLGSYRQGRIFFDELFNNSNGGWFGCRSLNRAKLRCPYHSDHYNTNWMGYAGLRIWTDIPNRFAIDSPPSMSGDTVWFDEVVISANGGPPPSDVIVCVWMGTGEDFSWKYGVATPDGHIEDLNGNEFFFVPVQTDEPAPYTDAVQVWVSAVHSVQHNFLPLRYSINYENQHHSQPKAATDTNLPDKFAMHPAYPNPFNAETIIKYDLPQDCQVSIQVYDLLGREVANLVDEFKSAGYHQVVFNAAEYSSGMYFYRIKADKFNKTLRMALIK
- a CDS encoding TIGR00725 family protein encodes the protein MKYKPLIGVIGGSEANPIYIKQAYQVGKLLTEQGAILVCGGLGGIMEAACKGATEAGGATIGILPMDNPKAANDYVTIPIATGIGTARNKVIINTAEAFIAIDGKYGTLSEIAYALDVGKTVAGLGTWDIEGVIAADAPQKAVDIVMGNYND
- a CDS encoding acylphosphatase; this translates as MTDYARLHGYVSGRVQGVGFRYFVEDAAGQYKLTGWVKNLFDGKVEFAAEGPKGLLADFLKDVSRGPITGHVSNVDAKWENYTGEFEKFTIKF
- a CDS encoding adenine phosphoribosyltransferase; the protein is MNIEQLKKVIRNVPDFPKKGIVFRDITTLLQDSQAFKTVMDHLYERYKQKQIDAVVGIESRGFIFGAALADRLGTSFIPARKPGKLPADTISESYDLEYGQAALEIHRDAISSGMKILVIDDLLATGGTLEASCKLVERLGGDVAEVWVLVELSFLDGVKRLSKYPYYSMIQYDSE
- a CDS encoding penicillin-binding protein activator LpoB: MKKLIGVLLIACLMFACGSSRQVSRVAADTTIDLSGRWNDADSRLVSQEMVSDCLARPWVNDFNIAEGRKPAVIVGTIRNKSNEHIDTEVFTKDFERELINSGKVKFVASRTERDEIRDERDDQQYNASDETAKRLAMETGADFMLQGSIKTIVDQIEGRRVIFYQTDMELINIESNEKVWIGAKKIKKDITQKGKKW
- a CDS encoding TonB family protein → MNCREFEYKLWENPQKYADRKKLPAELANHMKDCRDCRQVYADYLGLIELSDQSKIVKDDEYWQKFETKVFSEINRLESTQQPESVKKSVVREITKRPEIAFKHLIFSLGAAAAAILLIFIAISDIAKQMQLPQASRAKGDSLPISAPLTQNVPSVFKVNLAGGIHLQEFSILAKPEVEEFKDSALVAIDAVYLTDKGIKNENIKIARALSEEVVMGTSTDLSHISDEKPAEQRIRTSRAFINESKKQRAENEISPQKHKAIEMEAGRNDWVITLEKMPTMKIAVAPTYPPLAFKLKKQGEVWIKARVDTEGKVVEAFIYRGSIGDYGFDEEALKAAYKNEFEPLEIDNKKLPVWVIYKVRFVIKE
- a CDS encoding T9SS type A sorting domain-containing protein — its product is MKKRNFVAALTCCLLFIISYPVSGSEVLIVDLVPDISSAGQNALAILENEFGLDVEYDTTMINHEFPDNVMIYAGVYGGEILDSLDDELIAMRSLCTSPGHNIVISGITRVGKLPTLYYVGCGTPSVITWPGEELFSVNSSSMFDGYLFYCHEGEYFSYAVGSNGPGIIQLKIRPNNECGSSRAVTTSRMGNEYFSTEIDPSWFRDTTIINGQDTTIYNTEIDYYRVLCSDFFGLMNSIDDQPSVPLNFTLSQNYPNPFNASTLISYSLDIPSHVKLDIYDLLGQHIETLIDEKQLTGLHQVMWKPDIASGIYFYSLQVDDDNAKTMRMCLLK
- a CDS encoding thermonuclease family protein; the protein is MITSRTKTDNKSNLISVRPSHLKAFLILFISISLLVPSCGKEKSKDEKTISTKIAVTVYDGDTFTLSSGKKVRIAMIDTPEKGEPFCDEATQYLSDLVLGKEVSLKPIGKGIDRYGRTLAEVYVDSANVSQLMLKAGLAVLYLFKDNAYLKDEYLQYQIYAYENKIGIWSLPEPVAEEYYINIKGSYRFHRPLCFHLKKVDISKIRRIATRAEAIKQGLSPCRNCRP